Below is a genomic region from Methanofollis sp. UBA420.
TGTACCTGCCAAAATAGAAATGGTTCCCCTGCCGGTGCTTCCTGAACCATTCTCGTGCGGCATCTGAGTCTAAAGCTCTCCTGAGCCTTGATAACTGGTCTTCGACAAGTGCATTCATGGGGTAGATGAGCATGGCCCGCACCGCAGCAGGCCGACCGGTGTCGGGGGCAGATCTCTCATTTGCCCTTTGGGACACCCAACAAATCTTTTCGCTACGGAGCAGGTCATCTCTCCATACTTTGATATCATTATCGTCCTTCCACCAGTCGTCCTGGTGGTCGAGTGGTGTGGCAGGTTTTTTCCATATCTCTGCACTTGAGGACTCTCGGATGAGTTCTGCAAAGAGAGGGAGTAAGAAGGCTTCTGTTTTACCTGAGCCCGTACCTGCGGTGATCACACAGTGACGCCCACCATTCAACGCCTCCCGCAGCATCTCTAACTGGTGGGTGTAGAGCGTGAGCCCGTCTTTGAAGAGTCCACAGGAGACAAGTTCCTTGAACTCTTCGAGTTGCTCTGGCGTGAGTGCATTACCAAGGTCTTCTGGAGAGAGTTCTATTGCCCCGTCACCGTCTGTAGCCCGGACCATCTTCCCAGAACTCTTGTACACTGGGAGGGGCTCAACCCAGGAGTCTTGACACAGCACTGCAGGGTCATGGAGGATCTCGTCTCTCTCTTGGTTTATTGACTCAAAACGAGTCCCGAAGGCAGTACCGATATATTTGATCACATCTTCTTTTACTTCGTCAAATGAATTGATTGGGTCAATCATACTGTCACCAGACCTTGGTTATCTAAACTGATTTTTTTCTTAATCTCCCTCTGACCGAGCTTTGACGCTATTTGAGATGAGTACTCAGGGGGGACTCCTCGGTATACAGAGACCGGGAAGTAGGGGGGTATGTCCCCGAGAGCACTGTCCCCAGTAGAAGCAGTAAGAGGAACCGTTCCAGAGCAGAGTGTCGCAGCACGCGAGAGGAGCCGGGGGAGGGGCAGAGACGCTGGGACGATCAATAACTGCTGTCTCTCATCGTAGACCATCACCCGCCTCTCTGAAAAGGAGAGGGCGATGTACCTCCCCCAATCTCGGTCGACAACTGCTGCGGCGTCGTCCTTCCAGAACCAGTGGCGCCTCTGATATGTTACCGGGCTGATATACTCAACAAGGCCACCAGTCTTTTCTTCTGAGTTTTTCCGCTTGAACGCGAGGTTTATCGGAGAGAACTCATTCCTTGCCCAATTTAATTCGTCCTCCCTACGACGGTCCCAGGACAGGTCTTGCATGTATTCAGAGAGCCCGGCACAAAAGCATAAGAGTGCCCACGCCGCAGGGACGTCAAGAGAGTCCTGGAGCCTACATTCACGCGCTAGATCTTTCAGGAGATCTTTTTCAAGTCCATCTATGAGTATTGCAGACGGAAAAGTGGCGACAGTCACTTGACCTCTATTTCTACGATACTCGATGATACGCTGTGGCGTCTCGGTCAGGTTTAAAGTGTCGGAGTGATTTTTTATGAAGGACTTGACCTTGAGCAACATCTTAGGGTCACGTACCCCTGTGAGTACAGCCCTGTGTACCCCCCCTCCCGGCAGTGCGACTAGTGTAGGAGGACATGGATACACCTTGTTGTCCTCAAAGTCAAACTCACAGTATCCTATAGCATCAAGTAGCCTGACCGCTTTCCTCCGGATATTCTTAAAGTCCCCTTCGTTTTCGTGAGTATTTTCCTTGAGACAGATTTCTGTAAATACTTCATCGAACATTTTAATGGACATCTCGCCATAGGTGCCAAGTGCGGCTAAGAGAAGGTCAGACATTCCTAGCCACTTCCATATATTTTGACCATTTTTTTCGCAATTTTGGGATCTTAGGAGGGGCATTTCTCTTTCTGTTCACCCAAACAGATTCTTTCCATAACTTGAGGGTTTTTCGGCAAGTCGTTACTGGAGTCCCCTTTGGTCTGCTGTTCTCATCCCCTGGTAAGCCGCAGTAGTGGACGTCTCTAGTATTTCTCCCCGTCTTTGCGAGTGCCCAGACTGGACTCCACTCTGTGGGCAGGGCGTCATTTGGCCAACACGCGACCATACCTGGTTCAGGCCCAAGAAAAGTGATAGAGTCGGACAAATAGGTCGGTGCACCGAGGGGTACGTTCCCAAACTCAGATACATCGACACCGTAGACGACCACTCCTTGGGCGTATCTTAGGGGCTGACCTTCCTCATCGCACTTCAGCAGGTTACCCTTTGAGTCAATCACCGGTACTTTACTGAAGTCTTCGGCCAGTTCCGGGTCCACGAGGTGTATCGTCCTGCTACTGCATGCTTTTTCCCCACCGACAAGAACATCGATAGTAATTGGTTCACCCTTCTTGTAGCAAGAGGGGATATCCCACTGCATCCCCTCGACTTGTTTTTGGGGGATCTCTTTATCGTTGGCCGTTACAGTAACATCACCGCTGCTACCGTCTACAACAATAGTGGGCGGTGCGAAGTGTAGGAAATTATTACTGCCCGCAGAGAGGCGTATCCCCCCGGCCAGCCTGAGCCTGATCTCTTTGGGGAGAGTCAGCGGATCGAATCCCTTACACTCGTTCTTAGCGTTCTCTCCCCGGAAGAGTGACCAACCCTCTGGAAGACCAGAGGAAGAGACCTGTTCAAAGTTTTCTGTCTCACTCTTTCCCCATGAAGCAATCCTTTGTTTGACAGAGTCGCAGCATGCTACAAGGAATGGACAGGCACGTTCTAAGTGCTGTGCCTCGACATAGGTGTCAGGGAGGTTTTCTCGCCCACCAGGTAAAAACACACGAACATTTGCGGGCCGGAGTACAACCTTCCAGTTCATCTCTCGGTCTACAAAAACTGCGCCTTTTGACCAATCGAATAATTCAGCCTTTAAGATATCTATTCGCCCGTCTTTTGAGGTCTGTAAAGGTCTTGACCACCCAGCCTTGTTTGTTTGATGACTTGAGAAGACCTCATCCAATAACCGTTTTTCAATAAGGTGAGGGGCCTCACCGACCTTGAACTCAAGCCCATCTTCTGGGAACACCACGTTGTCTGGGTTTGCCTTAAATCTGATATGGGAAGAGAAATCGCCGGGCACTTTAGACAGACAGACCCTTGCATATACGTTTACCCAACGCTGTCCCCTCTGGGATGTTGCTGCCAGCGTGTCCTGTCCCTCAGTTCCGGTCTCAGGCACTGTGCCGTCCCATCTATCAAGTTCAGAAAGCACGAGGTCTATCAGTGCACTCAGCAACGTATTTTCTTGGCCCCAATTTGAGTTCAATAATTTTTTTGTCCGACTTTCAAATAATGGCTCGCCATAACGTCTAAGTTTCAATTTGAGGACATCTTCTGTCGGGGGGTCTGTAGGGTCAAGCCCAGCTCTTGAGAATATGATTGGCAGTTTTTTTCTCTCATTCTCCGAGAGAATGGTCTGTGCATAGATGATGCCGACATTTCTGTGACCACCTCTCCTCATTATTGTAAAACGACCATAGGCCTCCCCCTTTTTGACTTGACTCCATATTTGTAAATCTTTCCAGAGACAACTGATATAATCGCTAAACAAAGCGGACATATTGATATCTTGATCGTCACCGACAAGATCCTTGAGCCTGGGATAGTATGCGTTTCTATCATAGTCCCCATCTATTGTAGCAGCACAGACAAAGAGGGCCAAGTAGGCGATATAAGGAGGAGGTTCTGAGTCCGTCTGCTTGCCATAACAGTACGTCTCATATGCTGTTTTGCAGATATTTTCAGAAGTATTCCGCACAAAATCGGGCCCTCGTACTAAACACCGGACAAAATCATCAAAACCTTCATCATAAAGTTCACCGATTCCGTTGATTATATCTTTGTTTACGAAAATGATTACGTTTTTTCCTGCGTTGTCCGGATTAAAAAAATATCGGGCAATATGTTCATTCCAATCAAGGTAGGTGAGAGGCATGGTTTGGAATTATTTTGCATGGTATATACATCTTGTCAATCTTTTTGCAAATATAAGCCTTAGAAATGCCCCAATTATATTTAATACACGGATATTTGTCTAAATTGGATATCGGATGTAAAGGAATGAGAGTTTGAGAGATGGGGTGAAGGTAGGGGAGGGGGTGATGCCTGCTAGTCTTGGACACCACAACTCTCCCATGAAGATGACCTCATCAGCGATTCTGCACGATTGTGCGGAGAGACTCCACTGAAAGAGGGTCTTTTCTCCTGTGGATCATCCGGTGGCAGTTGGCACATACAGGCACAAGGTCGGTTTCAGGATTGACAGCAACTTCCCCCTCATAGGAGGAGACGGGATTTTTATGGTGGACCTCGATATAGCCCTCTCCGAGAGTGCCATAGGTTTCAGAGAAGTCAAAGCCGCAGACCGCACATTTTGTCCCGTGGATCCTCAATGCCTCTGCCCTCAGGCGGGGGTTCCTCTCATAGTAGGTCTGGACCCGCGTCCTCTCCATCCCTTCAATGTATTCTTCAGGCTTCTGGCACTCGGCAAGAGGAACAGGTCCACCGCACTCATCCGTGCCAATGTCCAAGGCTTGAAGGACAAATCTCGTCGGTCTTTCCCCTTTGTGGGAGAGGTATTGAAACCGCCCCAAGTATTTGAAGGCAGAATTGGGGTACTCGTTTTTCCGGTTTCGGAAAAAAACCAGCAACTCATTGCCGTCCTCCATGTGATGAATTATCTTTTTGTCGGTCCTTCCAGCCATCTGCCCATCTGAATTTAGGATTTGGCCATCAAAGTCGTCAGAGTAATCGGTCATGCCAGCTGTCTTTTCTTTTGTTACGAATAGCCAGACCGATGACCGGGCCTCCCATGGGAATACCCAGGTATCTATGCGAGTGTCAAAAATGCCAAACTTTTCTTTCAAATCCTTGCGAGAATAGACCTTAAGCAGATCAAGAGATTCTGACGGCTTGGACATAGGATAGGATGGGACAATGCCAAGGAATAATATTGTGATTTAATTATGAGCATATCCCAAAGGGGAAAAGGGCAATAATGGCGAGATCTAAGAGGGGGATCTCCCCCCTCCCGGTGGTCTCCCTTCTCACCCCAGCGCCGGCACGCTGTCCGCCCATGCCTCGACCGCCGCGAGGACGGCATCGTCCTCATAGGACGAGACCCGCACGGAGGTGCGGGTGAAGGCGACGGAGTACACCTCGCCGTTCGCCGCGTGGCAGCGGAGGCGGCAGGCATAGGTCTCGCTGTCCGGGTCCGCGACCGGGGAGCCGCCGATGGCGGTCTCCAGTGCAGTGTTGCCGAGGATCTCGGTCTTCGCCGCGGTGAAACCGGCGAGGGTCGGGGCGCGTGCGGCGGCGGTGCCGACGACCCGGCCGAGGGCGTTCTCGTACATGACCCGCGCCGTGTAGGCCTCGCTGGCCTTCTCGACCGGGTCGTGGGACTCGCCCGCTCCCTCCCAGGAGGTGCAGCCCCAGGGGTTGTTCGTCAGGACATTCTCGATGATGCCGTTGAAGGTGGCAGCATCCTCGATCGGCACGGTCAGCTTCCGCACCGACGTCTTGTTCGTGGTGGACAGGGTAAAGTCTGCCATTGTCTTTTTTCTCCTGCCTGGAGGTCCCGGGTCCGTCGCAGGCACATCTCCATATTACCATAAGTAATATTAATCTGCCTTAACCGCCATTCTGTGGTCGGGAGATGGAGATGGCCGAGAACCTGCGGGAGAAGATCGTCGAGACGAACAGGGACGTGAAGTGGATCTGCCGGACCCTGACCGAGATGAAGGAGAGGGACGCGGAGATGGAGGGCCGCCTCCGCGCCCTCGAGAACTGGCGGAGCGAGACGGTCGGCGAGGAGAAGAAGGAGAGGCAGATCGCCGCCGGGGCGGGCGGAGTCGTCGGCGGGATCGTCGCCGTCGTCGTGAAGGTGATCGGGTGGGGGTGACACCCTACAGGCGGCGACGCACCACCCGCCGTCCCGCGTCCCACGCCTCCCGCAGCAGACGGATAAAGTTCGCGAGATAGCGCTCTTTTTTGGCAACCCTGCGGAGGAACAGCGCCTCCTCCGAGAGAAATTCTTCTTTGAGGTGGTGGATGTCTGTCTTCGGGGAAAAATACAGG
It encodes:
- a CDS encoding HNH endonuclease, whose product is MSKPSESLDLLKVYSRKDLKEKFGIFDTRIDTWVFPWEARSSVWLFVTKEKTAGMTDYSDDFDGQILNSDGQMAGRTDKKIIHHMEDGNELLVFFRNRKNEYPNSAFKYLGRFQYLSHKGERPTRFVLQALDIGTDECGGPVPLAECQKPEEYIEGMERTRVQTYYERNPRLRAEALRIHGTKCAVCGFDFSETYGTLGEGYIEVHHKNPVSSYEGEVAVNPETDLVPVCANCHRMIHRRKDPLSVESLRTIVQNR